The Streptomyces sp. NBC_00440 genome contains a region encoding:
- a CDS encoding HutD/Ves family protein has protein sequence MTRDSAEPGVSGASTVPGGWSVLRAHDRSAAPWKNGGGITREVAAGPAGAGLDDFSWRVSLAEVGQGGPFSSFSGVDRVITLVEGPGMELTVDGAPHTIAAPHQPFAFPGDAMTTCRLLGGPIGDLNVMTRRTRVTAHVRMAHEDFSPAPRSGELVLVIALLGTVTFEEPGVVLDRLDAAVLSGQDVGAGPVEGAVPAQGEVPAQGTVRVEGTAAVITLTPVPRSPGL, from the coding sequence ATGACCAGGGACTCCGCGGAGCCCGGAGTCTCCGGAGCGTCCACAGTGCCCGGAGGGTGGAGCGTGCTCCGGGCGCACGACCGGTCCGCGGCGCCCTGGAAGAACGGCGGTGGCATCACCCGCGAGGTGGCCGCCGGCCCTGCCGGGGCCGGACTGGACGACTTCTCCTGGCGGGTGAGTCTGGCCGAGGTCGGGCAGGGCGGACCGTTCTCCTCCTTCAGCGGTGTCGACCGGGTCATCACCCTCGTGGAGGGGCCGGGGATGGAGCTCACGGTCGACGGGGCGCCGCACACGATCGCCGCACCCCACCAGCCCTTTGCCTTTCCGGGCGACGCGATGACCACCTGCCGGCTGCTCGGCGGTCCCATCGGCGACCTCAACGTGATGACGCGGCGCACCAGGGTGACGGCTCATGTCCGCATGGCCCACGAGGACTTCTCCCCCGCGCCCCGCAGTGGAGAGCTGGTCCTGGTCATCGCCCTGCTGGGCACGGTGACCTTCGAGGAGCCGGGTGTGGTCCTCGACCGGCTGGACGCGGCCGTGCTCTCCGGCCAGGACGTCGGCGCGGGGCCTGTCGAAGGTGCGGTGCCTGCCCAAGGGGAGGTGCCTGCCCAAGGGACGGTGCGTGTCGAAGGGACGGCGGCGGTCATCACCCTGACCCCGGTCCCCCGCTCACCCGGCCTGTGA
- a CDS encoding aminotransferase class I/II-fold pyridoxal phosphate-dependent enzyme, protein MNAITRSGDSPAADQPDTDPPTAADQPDTGTGTGTGTGTGPLTATVHNSVRQLRADAWSSLGELTHRPPGEQDAGRLEELFQLLTPIENCWAFPGKAGLAELRRLHETGDHRRLSQRAEELNRALSTGSYHHTPSPLAPHDGPAEADGTAGYDPGAAASKPYFEVLVVGELDDQEEQALRDELRRQRRDEDEFVYSLVISPSFEDAVVTALVNSSVQAVVIRHRFADRSAHDLHVLRRFFEGDAGQHIPCGRQPEQRAQLLGDRLLALRPELDLYLMTEASVERTAGSLSRRFARVFHAREGLLELHLSILHGIGERYRAPFFTALRAHSRRPSGVFHALPISRGTSVVTSHWIPEMARFYGLNIFLAETSATSGGLDSLLEPTGPLREAQDLAARAFGARQTYFVTNGTSTANKVVVQALVRPGDVVLVDRNCHKSHHYGLMLAGAHVVYLDAYPLDQYGMYGAVPIEEIKRKLLMLRREGLLDRVKLLLLTNCTFDGIVYNPSRVMEECLALKPDMAFLWDEAWFAFARFHPVYRRRTAMAAARELTDRYRSADYADRYAAHRRELGAEPDEEALLSSRLMPDPDTVRVRVYATQSTHKTLTSLRQGSMIHVFDQEFRHKVAETFREAYMTHTSTSPNYQILASLDLGRRQAELEGFELVQKQLEQAGVLRDAIDQHPLLSRYLHFLTTPELVPARFRSSGVEQPLRTGLARMSAAWQDDEFVLDPTRATLHIGRTGIDGDTFKHEHLMDRYGVQVNKTTRNTLLFMTTIGTTRSAVAYLIEVLVKIVEELRENIEEMNPRERAVHRRRRAALNDPSAALPDFSEFHAAFRPGVHTPEGDLRTAFFLAYDDTQCEYLPSHEVGEAVAGGREVVSATFVTPYPPGFPVLVPGQVINKEVLRYMEALDTREIHGYRPDTGYRVFTEAALKEQTALSGQLRKNRGRLTARGTAEAAAADTGTGPSTGTGTGTGTGTGTRGSERA, encoded by the coding sequence GTGAACGCCATTACGCGCTCAGGGGATTCACCGGCAGCCGACCAACCGGACACCGATCCGCCGACGGCCGCCGACCAGCCGGACACCGGCACCGGCACGGGCACGGGCACCGGCACGGGTCCGCTGACGGCCACCGTCCACAACAGCGTCCGCCAGTTGCGTGCCGACGCCTGGAGCTCACTGGGCGAACTCACGCACCGGCCGCCCGGCGAACAGGACGCCGGGCGTCTGGAGGAGCTGTTCCAGCTGCTCACCCCGATCGAGAACTGCTGGGCCTTCCCCGGCAAGGCCGGCCTCGCCGAACTGCGCCGGCTGCACGAGACGGGCGACCACCGGAGGCTGTCACAGCGCGCGGAGGAACTGAACCGGGCGCTGAGCACCGGCTCCTACCACCACACCCCCTCCCCCCTGGCACCGCACGACGGACCGGCGGAGGCCGACGGCACAGCGGGGTACGACCCGGGCGCGGCGGCATCGAAGCCGTACTTCGAGGTCCTGGTCGTCGGCGAACTCGACGACCAGGAGGAACAGGCGCTGCGCGACGAACTGCGCCGGCAGCGCCGTGACGAGGACGAGTTCGTCTACAGCCTCGTCATCTCCCCCAGCTTCGAGGACGCGGTCGTCACCGCGCTGGTCAACTCCAGCGTGCAGGCCGTCGTCATCCGCCACCGCTTCGCCGACCGGTCCGCGCACGACCTGCACGTACTGCGGCGCTTCTTCGAGGGCGACGCCGGGCAGCACATCCCGTGCGGCCGACAGCCCGAGCAGCGGGCGCAGTTGCTCGGCGACCGGTTGCTCGCGCTCCGGCCTGAACTGGACCTCTATCTGATGACGGAGGCCTCGGTCGAGCGGACAGCGGGTTCGCTCAGCCGCCGCTTCGCCCGGGTCTTCCACGCCCGCGAGGGCCTGCTCGAACTGCACCTGTCCATCCTGCACGGCATCGGCGAGCGGTACCGCGCGCCCTTCTTCACCGCGCTGCGGGCCCACAGCCGACGGCCCTCCGGTGTCTTCCACGCCCTGCCCATCTCGCGCGGCACCTCCGTGGTCACCTCCCACTGGATCCCGGAGATGGCCCGTTTCTACGGCCTCAACATCTTCCTCGCCGAGACCTCCGCCACCTCCGGCGGCCTGGACTCGCTCCTTGAGCCGACCGGACCGCTGCGTGAGGCCCAGGACCTGGCGGCCCGTGCGTTCGGCGCACGGCAGACGTACTTCGTCACCAACGGCACCTCCACCGCCAACAAGGTCGTCGTCCAGGCCCTGGTGCGGCCCGGCGACGTCGTGCTCGTGGACCGCAACTGCCACAAGTCCCACCACTACGGGCTGATGCTGGCCGGCGCCCATGTCGTCTACCTCGACGCGTACCCGCTCGACCAGTACGGAATGTACGGCGCCGTGCCGATCGAGGAGATCAAGCGGAAGCTGCTGATGCTGCGGCGCGAGGGCCTGCTGGACCGCGTCAAGCTGCTCCTCCTCACCAACTGCACCTTCGACGGAATCGTCTACAACCCCTCCCGGGTGATGGAGGAGTGCCTGGCGCTCAAGCCGGACATGGCATTCCTCTGGGACGAGGCGTGGTTCGCCTTCGCCCGCTTCCACCCCGTCTACCGGCGCCGCACCGCGATGGCCGCGGCCCGCGAGCTGACCGACCGCTACCGGAGCGCGGACTACGCCGATCGGTACGCCGCGCACCGCCGGGAGCTGGGCGCTGAACCGGACGAGGAGGCCCTGCTCAGCAGTCGGCTGATGCCTGACCCGGACACCGTGCGGGTCCGGGTGTACGCCACCCAGTCCACGCACAAGACGCTCACCTCACTGCGCCAGGGGTCGATGATCCACGTCTTCGACCAGGAGTTCCGGCACAAGGTCGCGGAGACCTTCCGCGAGGCGTACATGACGCACACCTCGACCTCGCCCAACTACCAGATCCTCGCCTCCCTGGACCTCGGCCGCCGGCAGGCCGAGCTGGAGGGTTTCGAACTCGTACAGAAGCAGCTGGAGCAGGCGGGGGTGCTGCGGGACGCGATCGACCAGCATCCGCTGCTGAGCCGCTACCTGCACTTCCTCACCACACCCGAGCTGGTCCCCGCCCGGTTCCGTTCCTCCGGCGTGGAGCAGCCCCTGCGGACCGGGCTCGCCCGGATGTCCGCCGCCTGGCAGGACGACGAGTTCGTCCTCGACCCCACCCGGGCGACGCTGCACATCGGCCGCACCGGGATCGACGGCGACACCTTCAAGCACGAGCACCTCATGGACCGGTACGGCGTCCAGGTCAACAAGACCACCCGGAACACGCTGCTGTTCATGACCACCATCGGCACCACGCGCAGCGCGGTCGCCTATCTCATCGAGGTCCTCGTGAAGATCGTCGAGGAACTCCGGGAGAACATCGAGGAGATGAACCCGCGCGAGCGGGCCGTGCACCGCAGGCGGAGGGCGGCTCTCAACGACCCTTCGGCCGCGCTGCCGGACTTCAGCGAGTTCCACGCCGCTTTCCGTCCCGGTGTGCACACCCCGGAGGGCGACCTGCGGACCGCGTTCTTCCTCGCCTACGACGACACCCAGTGCGAGTACCTGCCGTCGCACGAGGTCGGCGAGGCCGTCGCCGGGGGCCGCGAGGTCGTCTCGGCCACCTTCGTCACCCCGTACCCTCCGGGCTTCCCCGTGCTGGTACCCGGACAGGTGATCAACAAGGAGGTGCTGCGGTACATGGAAGCCCTCGACACCCGTGAGATCCACGGATACCGGCCTGACACCGGTTACCGGGTCTTCACCGAAGCCGCGCTGAAGGAGCAGACCGCGCTCTCCGGTCAATTGAGGAAGAACAGGGGCCGGTTGACAGCGCGCGGGACGGCCGAAGCAGCGGCAGCAGACACCGGCACAGGTCCGAGCACCGGCACCGGCACAGGTACCGGAACGGGTACCGGCACACGAGGAAGTGAACGAGCGTGA
- a CDS encoding IclR family transcriptional regulator gives MSTVPAAAQVLAILRYLARQAGPVPAAAISRDVGLPRSTTYHLLDTLAREDFVAHLPEERRYGLGVSAFELASGYSRQAPFERLARLPLAQLVDRTGHNAHLALLHGREVLYVIEERAPGRAPLVSDVGVRLPAHLTASGRAVLARLSRAQVRALFPDASAFVSRNETGPNSLSALHNLLVGVRRRGYATEEGEVTRGFSSVAAAVLDHSAHPIAGVAVTFPGAAVGPEERERIAGHVSRTARELTRRVGGVLEAPPGVEEGPARGV, from the coding sequence ATGTCCACTGTGCCCGCCGCCGCCCAGGTGTTGGCGATCCTGCGCTATCTCGCACGTCAGGCGGGCCCGGTGCCCGCCGCCGCCATCAGCCGTGATGTCGGGCTGCCCCGGTCGACGACGTACCACCTGCTCGACACCCTCGCCCGCGAGGACTTCGTCGCCCACCTGCCGGAGGAGCGCCGTTACGGGCTGGGTGTCAGCGCCTTCGAGCTCGCATCGGGTTACAGCAGGCAGGCCCCCTTCGAGCGGCTGGCCCGGCTGCCGCTCGCGCAGCTCGTCGACCGCACCGGGCACAACGCGCACCTCGCGCTGCTGCACGGGCGCGAGGTCCTGTATGTGATCGAGGAGCGCGCGCCGGGCCGGGCGCCGCTGGTCAGCGATGTGGGGGTGCGCCTGCCGGCCCACCTCACCGCCAGCGGCCGTGCCGTGCTCGCGCGGCTGTCCCGGGCGCAGGTGCGGGCGCTCTTCCCCGACGCATCGGCGTTCGTCTCCCGTAACGAGACCGGGCCGAACTCGCTGTCGGCGCTCCACAACCTGCTGGTCGGGGTGCGGCGTCGTGGTTACGCGACGGAGGAGGGGGAGGTCACCCGCGGCTTTTCCTCCGTCGCCGCCGCCGTGCTCGACCACAGTGCTCACCCCATCGCGGGCGTCGCGGTCACCTTCCCCGGCGCCGCGGTGGGCCCGGAGGAGCGGGAGCGGATCGCGGGCCATGTCTCCCGTACCGCCCGGGAGCTGACCCGCCGGGTGGGAGGCGTGCTGGAGGCGCCACCGGGCGTGGAAGAAGGGCCGGCGCGCGGCGTTTGA
- the hutI gene encoding imidazolonepropionase, translated as MAHATTTLLTNIGSLVTNDPSLGAGPLGLLRDAAVLIEGTDIAWVGPAGTAPAADRRVDAEGRAVIPGFVDSHNHLIFAGDRTEEFNARMSGRSYTAGGIRTTVAATREASDDALSANLARYLTEALRQGTTTLETKSGYGLTPEQEARALRVAREHTDEVTFLGAHIVAPEYADDPAGYVDLVTGPMLDACAPYARWIDVFCEKGAFDGDQARAILTAGLAKGLLPRVHANQLSYGPGVQLAVELGAASADHCTHLTDADVDALAHGTTVATLLPGCEFSTRATYPDARRLLDAGATVALSTDCNPGSSFTSSMPFCIAIAVREMGMTPDEALWAATAGGARALRRDDIGRLAPGARADLALLDAPSHVHLAYRPGVPLVSAVWQAGRRHPDAS; from the coding sequence ATGGCACATGCGACCACCACCCTCCTCACGAACATCGGCAGCCTCGTCACCAACGACCCCTCGCTCGGTGCAGGGCCCCTGGGACTGCTCCGCGACGCCGCCGTCCTGATCGAGGGCACGGACATCGCCTGGGTCGGGCCCGCCGGCACGGCGCCGGCGGCGGACCGCCGCGTCGACGCAGAGGGGCGCGCCGTCATCCCCGGCTTCGTCGACTCGCACAACCACCTGATCTTCGCGGGCGACCGCACCGAGGAGTTCAACGCCCGTATGTCGGGCCGCTCCTACACCGCCGGTGGCATCCGCACCACCGTCGCCGCCACCCGCGAGGCGAGCGACGACGCGCTGAGCGCCAACCTCGCCCGCTACCTCACCGAGGCGCTCCGGCAGGGAACGACCACGCTGGAGACGAAGTCCGGTTACGGCCTCACCCCCGAGCAGGAGGCCCGCGCGCTGCGGGTGGCGAGGGAGCACACGGACGAGGTGACGTTCCTGGGTGCGCACATCGTCGCGCCCGAGTACGCCGACGACCCCGCCGGGTACGTCGATCTGGTCACCGGACCGATGCTGGACGCGTGCGCCCCGTACGCCCGCTGGATCGACGTGTTCTGCGAGAAGGGCGCCTTCGACGGCGACCAGGCCCGCGCGATCCTCACCGCCGGCCTGGCCAAGGGCCTCCTCCCCCGGGTCCATGCCAACCAGCTCTCCTACGGGCCCGGTGTCCAGCTCGCCGTCGAACTCGGAGCGGCCTCGGCCGACCACTGCACGCATCTCACCGACGCCGACGTCGACGCCCTCGCCCACGGCACCACCGTCGCCACACTGCTGCCCGGCTGCGAGTTCTCCACCCGCGCCACCTACCCCGACGCCCGACGGCTCCTCGACGCGGGCGCCACCGTCGCCCTGTCCACCGACTGCAACCCCGGCTCCTCCTTCACCAGTTCCATGCCCTTCTGTATCGCCATCGCCGTACGGGAGATGGGCATGACCCCCGACGAGGCCCTCTGGGCCGCCACCGCCGGCGGCGCCCGGGCCCTGCGCCGCGACGACATCGGCCGCCTCGCACCCGGCGCCCGCGCCGACCTCGCCCTCCTCGACGCCCCCTCCCATGTCCACCTCGCCTACCGGCCCGGGGTACCCCTGGTCTCCGCCGTGTGGCAGGCGGGCCGGCGCCACCCGGACGCCTCGTGA